The following are encoded in a window of Vicinamibacteria bacterium genomic DNA:
- a CDS encoding ABC transporter ATP-binding protein: protein MILEAQGLAFSYAETPVVKDVSLALPRGSFAGLIGPNGCGKSTLLRLLSGVLKPARGEVRLEGRSLAEIPPRQRAKQIAYVPQQQRGVFPFTALEVVLTGRSPYTSRFRFENEADRLIALEALMEVGAEHLAARPVTELSGGEQQMISVARALAQQSTILLLDEPAASLDLKHRAKLLSALKRLRAERSLTALVVTHDLQMLDETFDLLFALSEGRLVAEGAPRDVLSEKRLAAIYDDPHVRTREVAGRTFVWSEW, encoded by the coding sequence GTGATCCTCGAGGCGCAGGGGCTCGCTTTCTCCTACGCCGAGACGCCGGTTGTGAAAGACGTCTCGCTCGCGCTTCCTCGCGGAAGCTTCGCCGGCCTCATCGGTCCCAACGGCTGCGGGAAATCGACGCTCCTCCGCTTGCTGTCGGGCGTTCTGAAGCCCGCCCGCGGGGAGGTGCGACTCGAGGGCCGCTCGCTTGCCGAGATCCCGCCCCGGCAGCGCGCGAAGCAAATCGCCTATGTACCCCAGCAACAAAGGGGTGTCTTTCCCTTCACGGCTCTCGAGGTAGTTCTCACCGGCCGAAGCCCGTATACGTCGCGCTTTCGGTTCGAGAACGAGGCCGATCGGCTCATCGCGCTCGAGGCACTCATGGAGGTCGGGGCCGAGCACCTCGCTGCTCGACCGGTCACCGAGCTCTCCGGCGGTGAGCAGCAGATGATCTCGGTCGCACGTGCGCTCGCACAACAATCGACCATCCTCCTTCTGGACGAGCCCGCCGCCTCCCTCGATCTGAAACACCGCGCGAAGCTTCTCAGCGCGCTCAAACGGCTTCGCGCCGAGCGCTCGCTGACGGCGCTCGTCGTGACGCACGATCTGCAGATGCTGGACGAGACCTTCGATTTGCTCTTCGCTCTCTCGGAAGGGCGTCTCGTCGCCGAAGGAGCCCCGCGCGACGTGCTGAGCGAGAAGAGACTCGCGGCCATCTACGACGATCCCCACGTTCGCACTCGCGAAGTGGCGGGCCGGACTTTCGTCTGGTCGGAGTGGTAA
- a CDS encoding helical backbone metal receptor — translation MAAWFLAAAVVTRIVSLSPNVTEILDGIGAFDRVVAVSKFCEFPAEVEHLPRVGGWTDTSLEQVVALEPDLVIMADAQGPLIEEKLQALGLVTLVVKSQSLADIFDAIATIGDAVGNESEARTLVETMRAAFQEIHQKVEGRVPPRVLMVVDRLPGTLRDIYIATEGSYLTDLVRIGGGDPITPKAPHNYAGISAEALVSFDPEVIFDMVQALTIPVAVAGSIDLAEDPESVWRTVSVRAVETGRVYPLKDKRLVHPSQFAVLTAREIARRLHPEAFP, via the coding sequence ATGGCTGCATGGTTTCTCGCCGCCGCGGTCGTGACGCGCATCGTGTCGCTATCGCCCAACGTTACCGAGATTCTCGATGGAATCGGAGCCTTCGATCGCGTCGTGGCCGTCTCGAAATTCTGCGAGTTTCCAGCGGAGGTGGAGCACCTCCCCAGGGTAGGAGGCTGGACCGACACGAGCCTCGAGCAAGTCGTGGCCCTCGAGCCCGACCTCGTGATCATGGCGGACGCGCAGGGGCCGCTCATCGAGGAGAAGCTCCAGGCGCTCGGGCTCGTCACGCTCGTGGTCAAGAGCCAGTCTCTCGCCGATATCTTCGATGCCATTGCGACGATCGGTGATGCGGTAGGGAACGAGAGCGAAGCGAGGACGCTCGTCGAGACGATGCGAGCCGCCTTTCAGGAGATCCATCAAAAAGTCGAAGGAAGGGTCCCGCCGAGGGTACTCATGGTGGTCGATCGGCTGCCGGGTACGCTCCGGGACATCTACATCGCGACGGAGGGAAGCTATCTCACTGACCTGGTTCGCATCGGGGGGGGCGATCCCATCACCCCCAAGGCGCCCCACAACTACGCCGGAATCAGCGCCGAGGCTCTCGTGTCGTTCGACCCCGAGGTCATCTTCGATATGGTCCAGGCGCTGACGATTCCGGTCGCGGTGGCGGGCTCGATCGACCTCGCGGAGGATCCCGAGAGCGTCTGGCGAACGGTGTCGGTGCGGGCGGTCGAAACCGGCCGCGTCTACCCGCTGAAGGACAAGAGGCTCGTTCACCCGTCGCAGTTCGCCGTACTCACCGCTCGCGAGATCGCGAGGCGCCTCCATCCCGAGGCGTTCCCGTGA
- a CDS encoding TonB-dependent receptor: MHSLVLLAAATLSIQVVDPQQAPVPGAQIQLVRGDGQWQSEVRADAHGAHAFHSIAPGAYLISATSPGFSRKAIPVRLAEGGSERVTLRLDLASLEESVVVTSAASAQTLTEVTKSVSVVDGDEIEIRDEHFIPEALRTIPGLRIEQLGGPGAFTSIKTRGLRTEDTAILVDGARLRDPSAPQGDASSYIEGLIVTDVESLEVLRGSGSSLHGTNAGGGVINIVTAPGGGKPRGSALIEGGGLGLLRANAQTSGGLRDRMLYSLGLAHLNVADGVDGNDNVRNTSVQGRALLQIDPSSSLSFRFYGADVLLDLNESPSVLGSPPPGVVDAVANVNFTPSADDPDSFRQGSFASTLVAYERRPNAVFGFGLRYHGLVSDRRFEDGPLGVSPFEPAGVFLSEFEGDIHTFAARSDFEWGRNQLIHAGYELEHESFKNRTVPEDARDTSLTDVSQASHTFTVQDQLTFVDGALSFAGSLRTQLFSLHEPKFTPAENAPFGDIAFVSPDDAVSADVSGAYALVRSGTRVRAHWGMGYRAPSLFERFGTSFGSFGYSAFGDPRLSPEKTRTFDVGLEQRALSDRLEVTAMFFRTRLSEIIIFDFSGAIDPATDPFGRFGGYRSTDGGVARGLELTGELALTSNVRLRGSYTFTDAEPPTGVSEEQTQAFVIPRHQGSAVITSIFGPLSVSFDLYASGGYLAPVFDNNTFVSRVYRFDGFAKGDLAASYRFSHLRVFGKVENLFDQTIFESGFRTPGRYALVGVGVDF, translated from the coding sequence ATGCATTCTCTCGTCCTGCTCGCTGCCGCCACCCTCTCGATCCAGGTAGTCGATCCCCAGCAAGCGCCGGTACCCGGCGCGCAAATCCAGCTCGTTCGTGGCGACGGGCAGTGGCAGAGCGAAGTTCGTGCCGACGCTCACGGAGCTCATGCCTTCCACTCGATCGCTCCAGGAGCCTACCTGATTTCCGCCACCTCGCCCGGCTTCTCCCGCAAGGCGATCCCGGTGCGCCTCGCCGAAGGAGGCAGCGAGCGCGTGACGTTACGTCTCGATCTCGCTTCCCTCGAGGAGTCGGTGGTCGTCACCAGCGCGGCCTCGGCGCAGACCCTCACCGAAGTCACGAAATCGGTGAGCGTGGTCGACGGCGATGAGATCGAGATCCGCGACGAGCACTTCATTCCCGAAGCGCTTCGAACGATCCCCGGCCTTCGCATCGAGCAGCTAGGAGGCCCGGGCGCGTTCACTTCCATCAAGACCCGCGGACTTCGCACCGAGGACACCGCCATCCTCGTCGACGGAGCCCGGCTTCGCGACCCTTCGGCGCCGCAGGGCGACGCTTCGTCCTACATCGAAGGCCTGATCGTGACCGACGTGGAGAGCCTCGAGGTCCTGCGGGGCTCGGGGTCCTCGCTCCACGGAACGAACGCCGGTGGAGGCGTCATCAATATCGTCACGGCACCCGGGGGCGGCAAGCCGAGGGGAAGCGCTCTCATCGAAGGGGGAGGCCTCGGTCTTCTGCGCGCGAACGCGCAGACTTCGGGTGGCCTGCGGGATCGCATGCTGTACAGCCTTGGCCTGGCTCACCTCAACGTGGCTGATGGCGTCGATGGCAACGACAACGTAAGGAATACGAGCGTTCAGGGACGCGCTCTCCTCCAGATCGACCCGAGCTCGAGCCTTTCGTTCCGTTTCTACGGCGCCGATGTGCTCCTCGATCTGAACGAGAGTCCGAGCGTTCTCGGAAGCCCGCCCCCCGGCGTCGTCGATGCCGTAGCGAACGTCAATTTCACTCCGTCCGCGGACGATCCCGACAGCTTCCGCCAGGGAAGTTTCGCCTCGACGCTCGTCGCCTACGAGCGGAGACCGAACGCGGTCTTCGGATTCGGACTCAGATATCATGGCCTCGTCAGCGACCGCCGATTCGAGGATGGGCCTCTGGGGGTCTCACCCTTCGAGCCCGCCGGCGTCTTCCTCTCCGAGTTCGAAGGAGACATCCACACGTTCGCCGCCCGTTCCGACTTCGAGTGGGGCCGAAACCAGCTCATTCACGCCGGGTACGAGCTCGAGCACGAATCCTTCAAGAACCGAACGGTGCCCGAGGATGCGAGGGATACCTCGCTGACGGATGTCTCGCAGGCAAGCCACACGTTCACCGTTCAGGATCAGCTGACGTTCGTGGACGGTGCGCTCTCGTTCGCGGGCTCGCTTCGCACACAGCTGTTCTCTCTCCACGAGCCGAAGTTCACTCCCGCGGAGAACGCGCCCTTCGGAGACATCGCGTTCGTCTCGCCCGACGATGCGGTAAGCGCGGACGTCTCGGGCGCCTACGCGCTCGTGCGGAGCGGGACGCGGGTTCGAGCTCATTGGGGGATGGGATACCGGGCGCCGTCTCTCTTCGAACGTTTCGGAACGTCTTTCGGGAGCTTCGGTTACTCGGCTTTCGGCGATCCGAGACTTTCGCCGGAGAAGACCAGGACGTTCGACGTCGGTCTCGAGCAGCGCGCGCTGTCCGATCGGCTCGAAGTCACAGCAATGTTTTTTCGCACGCGGCTGTCGGAGATCATCATCTTCGACTTCTCGGGCGCCATCGATCCGGCCACGGATCCCTTCGGGCGCTTCGGTGGTTATCGCTCGACGGACGGCGGCGTCGCCCGAGGTCTCGAGCTCACCGGCGAGCTTGCGCTCACATCGAACGTCCGTCTCCGGGGCTCTTACACGTTCACCGACGCGGAGCCTCCCACGGGCGTGAGCGAGGAACAGACCCAGGCCTTCGTCATCCCGCGCCATCAGGGCTCGGCGGTCATCACTTCGATCTTCGGGCCTCTCAGCGTGAGCTTCGACCTCTACGCTTCGGGTGGCTATCTCGCCCCGGTCTTCGACAACAATACGTTCGTGAGCCGCGTCTACCGGTTCGATGGTTTCGCGAAGGGCGATCTCGCGGCCAGCTACCGCTTTTCGCACCTGCGCGTCTTCGGGAAGGTCGAAAACCTCTTCGACCAGACGATCTTCGAGAGCGGTTTCCGGACGCCGGGCCGGTACGCGCTCGTCGGCGTCGGGGTGGATTTCTGA